The sequence GGTACCTACAAACTGGATATGGATATCTTTCCTGGATATATCTTTACCTGTGAATTTCTTGAAGACTGCAGATACATTCTGAACCGCTTCCTGTGCTATCTCCTGTAACCTACCGGTTGCAATTACTTTGCCCTCTTCCCTCGACTGAGCGGGTGTAACTTCCGCGATAATCGGCAGCACTACCCCGGTATCACCTATCACAGCAAGACCATTTACCCTGCCTATCTCATAGCCCTCGGTCTTGAACAATTTGTAATCCTTCCGTTGCTCCAGGTATTCATCTGCTACCTGCTGCTCTACCGACCTTGCCATCGTCTTTGCTTTCAATACATGCTCACCAGTAACGTATTTTGCGCCTTCCGCACGCGCGATATCACCTGCAACACGTACCAGCCCTCCGAGATCCCGGAGGATAAGGGTAAGATGCCCTTTTCTACCCGCTCTCCGCCTTGCCTCCCTTATTATCTCTGCTATTCCACTCAGTTCGAAATGTGGTATCTTCCGGTCTTTCTTCACCTCCTGGGCGATGAATCTGACAAGTTTTCTCCTGTTCTCTATCGTGTCCTCCATTGTGTCTTTCATGTATATCTCATATCCATTACCCTTGATTCGGGAACGAAGAGCGGGATGCATCCCCGCAATGGCATCCAGGTTCCCTGCTGCGACCATAATGAAATCACAGGGTACTGGCTCGGTCTTCACCATTGCACCAGAACTACGCTCTGACTGACCCGTAATCGGATATTCCTTCTCCTGCATTGCTGTGAGTAGATTCTGCTGCGATTCTATTCTGAGCGTGTTAATCTCATCAATAAAGAGCACCCCCTTGTGTGCTTTGTGAATAGCACCAGCTTCCACCCTGTCGTGCGCGGGTGTCTCCAGTCCTCCTGACTGATAGGGGTCATGCCGGACATCGCCGAGTAAAGCTCCTGCGTGGGCACCGGTAGCATCAACGAATGGGGCTGTCTCACGCCCATAATTGGATACAAGCAGCTTTGGAATCATCGCCTCCTCCTTTGGCATCATCCATCTGAATACGAGCAGAACAACAGCAGCAGCAATAACAGCCCAGAAGAAGGTGCTTATGTTACCACCTGGTCTTAATGCATAAAAGAGACCAAGCCCCATGATGAGGAAGAAGGTGAACATGAGGAAAGTATTTCGCAGTTGAATACGCTTCTGCACCTCCTGCTTCTGCGCATCCACTATCTCTTTACCCTTACCGCGGGGTACAACCCTTATCTTTGGCATGTTCTTATCTTCGGGATTTGGATATACGAGGATATCCTGTAGCTCCTCCTTGGGTAGTAACTCAGCCATACTGCTCGCCAGCATAGACTTGCCAGTGCCAGGAGTGCCTATCAGCATCACATGCCTCCTCTGCTTCGCTGCCTTCTTTATCACTTCCACTGCATGCTCCTGCCCCAGTACCTGGTCTATCAGTAATCTTGGTACTTCTATCTCCTCTGTATTCTTCACTTCTATGCCAGCAATGAGATCCTCAGCATCTTTTAATTCATACTCTGACATATCTTATCGTTACCTCCCTCTATTATCTATTAATTGGATGCGATAAATAAAAAATTTCCACGTTAATTATTTCATTCATCTATATATCTCTCTCTTGTTCTCTTCCTTATTAACTGTCCAAAGTGCCTCATCTCATCAGGAGGCAGAGGTCTGGGCACTGAGGTTAAATGGTTTGTGTACACCCGAACCGCCAACTCACGAAACAGGTCGGCAATATCGCTCTTCGGCGATTTCTCAATCACCGTTTTGCCCTCTATCTCCGCTTCCGCAATTTCATGCGCGTTTGGCACGCAGCCAACGACACGAGAGCCTACTTCTCTTGCAAAATCCCGCACAACCGACTCGTCATCGAGTATACCCCTGACATTGTAGATGATACCACCCAGGGGTGAGCCACCTTTATTTGCGAACTCACTTATGCCCCTGCATATATTGTTAGCGGCATATATAGCAAGATAATCCGATGATGTTACTATATACACCGCATCAGCCAGACCCTTACGCAGTGGCATTGCGAAACCACCACATACCACATCTCCGGGCACATCATAAATTACTACATCTGTTTTCAGTATACTGAAGGCATTTAACCTCTTGAGCAGGTCTATAGCGACAATAACTCCCCTGCCCGCACATCCGAAGCCAGGTTTTGGACCTCCACACTCAGCGCAATAGATTCCACCATAGCCCCTATGGATGATCTCATCGAGTTCGATTCTCTTACCTGTTATCAACGTTTCCAGACCCACTTGCTCTATTCCTTTCTCCCTCAGGAGGTCGAGAATTGTCGGTATCTCAACGTCACCACGTAAATTCATTGTACAGTCATGTTTTGGGTCACAGCCGATCATAAATACAGATAAGCCACGTTCGACCAGTGCGGCGGCGATGTTGGAGCTCACTGTTGACTTACCAACCCCTCCCTTTCCATAAAATGCTATCTGCTTCATTGGATACTATACTATACCGGATGCCTATTCATCATTCCTTTATAAGGTCACCGAAATGGAGTGCTATCTCTCGCCTTGCTGACTCTTCAGAATCTGAAGCATGTATCACGTTTCTCTGTACGTCAATTCCATAGTCCGCCCTTATAGTACCGGGTCTGGCTTGTCCGGGATCGGTCGCGCCTGCCATCTCCCTCGCAATTGCTATTGCGTTCTCTCCCTCGATGACAAATGTGACAACAGGAGCCGAGGAGATGTAAGAAACGAGGTCGTTGAAGAAGTCTTTGCCTCTGTGCTCCTCATATTGCCTCTCTGCTTGCTCTCTACTCAGTCTCGTGAGATTCAGCGCCAGTATTTTGAAACCCTTACGCTCAAATCGTCCTATTATCTCCCCTATCAGTCCTCGCTCCACACCTTCTGGTTTTATCATCAAGAACGTTCTCTCTATCATACTCATGGTATAGTTTAGAGAGGACATTACAAAAATAAAAGGATTCAATCTGGCATCGGCATTCGGGTCATCACAAGGGCATCTTCATCACTGTAATACTTCGGGATTATCGTATGCAGAGAGAATCCCTGATGCGCTCACAATTCCACCATTGCATATCCCCCGTTCTCCTTAATACCTCGCTAACAAGCATGGTGCCTATACCTCTCCGTCTGTATGCCTTTTTACCGCGGTAGAGGTTATATGACCGTCGGAACAGAAGATGATGTAAGCTACAATCTTATTCTCAACCAGATATACGAGGAAGTTATTCCAGTACGCTGATGCGTAGCGTAGTATGAGAAAGTGAACCTACTATAAGGCGATTTCTGGAATGCCTCTCTCTATTTCCATTACCGTATCCAGACCTGTCCATTTGAATCCCCTTATCATCTCTCACTCTCAGTTCATCGTCCGAAACGACGTTCTCGCCACTGGAAATCGCGAACAGCCCTGAATAAGTCTACTTTTCGGAAATTCTGCCAGTTCACATCGGTGAAATAGAACTCACTGTAGACCGATTGCCATATCAGAAAATCGGTTAAACGCGTAGCACCAGACCTGATAACAAGGTCGGGTTCCGATTTGAATATCAGGTTGGCTTCTATCATCTTTTCATCTATCTCGTCTGGCTCTATCTCTCCGCTCTCCACATGCTTTGCTATCTCCCTTATCGCCTTCGTCAATTCGCTTCGCCCACCCATACCAATAGAGACATTTATCTTCTTTACCCCTGCTCTTCCGTTATCGTTAATGAACCTGGCAGACGCGTAAGAATCGGTATATACGGCAATAGAAGCCTCTTCATCGCTCAACACCGAAATTACAGCTTCTCTTAGGTGTTCGTGTACCGCATCCAGCAACCTCTTGCCCATTCCTTCACGAATTATACTTATATAGATGCTTATAACATCTATCTTTAACGCATCGCACCATTTGATGAAATGTTTCAGTCGTTCCAGGCCTTTCGTGGTTGTATTATCTGATATAGATATTTGCCCTTCTCCTTCTGGTAGAAGATCACTCTCATCCAGAACAAGAAGGATATGATTCACAGCAATCGGGGAATTCAGGACCACTCGCTTCAGTATCTTCTCATATATGGCTATGATTGGGCGGAACAGGAACATAAGCGCCGGGAGAGGGATTCGAACCCTCGCTCCCCGTAAGGGGAAGTGGGTTAGCAACCCACCGCCTTAGACCACTTGGCTATCCCGACATGACATCTATTATATCTATTATCAGGTTATACATTTTGAACTTTTTGTTGCAAAAGAGTCTTTGCTTGGCATATCGTGATTTGTTCTTTGATATTAAAAGACCCGTGGTGGTTGTGGAAAGCGAATACGAGATAAAAGAGATACAAAAACAAGCTCCTGACTGGTTCAGGTTCAGGTTCAGGAGCAGGGCATACGAACCCAAGGAGGAGCGCTCGGGAGAGGATAGAGCTATTATGCATTTGACCGAACCAGCAGAACCAAAACCAGTATTTGTTAAATTTGCTAAAGAGTTCCTGAGAAAAAGAAAACAAAATCTACTATCATATTACTATTCCTTAATTAGAAATAATAGAAGATGTGGATTCCTGTTGTTGACCCGATGAAATGCGTAGGTTGTGGTAAATGTGCGGAGGTATGTCCAGAGGAGGCAATCGAGATGGTGAATAAGAAATCGGTCATTGATTACAATGGCTGTACTTGCTGTGGTGTTTGTGATCGAGTATGTCAGACGGAAGCGCTGAAGTTTAAGAACCCGAAGATGCCAGCGATAATGATGGAGCCGGAGAATTTTAAGGAGGAACTGAGTGCGTTGAAGCAGTTGATAAGAGGGATGAAAAGGGAAATAAGAATAAAAGTGTAAGGCTAAGTATAAGTAATAAAATAGAAATAGAAGTCAGTGGAAGAGATAGCGCATCAAATCCTGCCGTTGTGCATCGAGCCGCAGAGAGCTTTTGCTCGCTGATAGCTCGTCAAATCCAATACTGCTGATATCAGTACCAGTACCAGTATCCTGGTGGCGGGTAGAAGCGTGGGAATCGTAGAGAGCAAAGGGTACAGGCTCTTTTGTATGCACCTTCAGGGACACCGGCGTGTAATGGTCGGGCAGGGCTAATATCTTATAGCCCACATCTGCATATTCTGATTCTAAACCAGACAATATTCTTCCCACCACACGGGCATCGAAATCCTCTATCGCCTTCACCTTCTGCACGATGTCGCCGCTGTGCGCCGCTTCATCTGGCGCTTCCACATGAACGAGTACAAAATTGGTCTCATTCAGGCTGTGTAATGCATATTCCGCCTTGCCCTCATAATTTGTATCTATATAGCCCGTGGCACCGGGCACATCTATCACATCCAGAGCAGCACATCGCGCCACACCCTTAACCAAATAAACACCAGAAATCACCGCACCAGTCACGCCGTACATCACTCTGAACTCAGGCATTATCGGTTTCTTTCCACCGCTCCAGAGCCAGACCATATTCGCCTTGTTCTTATTCTGAGCTGTTCTCCTCCTATTTACATCATGATTGTCAAGTATCTGCCTCGAAGTGAGGATAATACGCCTCAACAAATCGCTCTCGGGTAATTCCGCATCAACCTGTGCACCAATAATATCGTGTGGAGGTGCGCCACCCTCACCCTCATCTCTCCCTTTCATGACCATAACGTTCCTATAACTAACGCCAGGATAGAAGATTATTCCTTCTTTTTCAAATTCCGCATTGAGCGATTTTATCAACTCCTTCGCTTCGTCATTCGATATATGTCCGCCACTGTAATCCACGATTCTACCTTCAGACTCAGTTACAAGGTTGCATCGGTAGGCTATGTCTCCTTCATCGAGCGGTATACCCATCCCCATCGCTTCCAGTGGTCCCCGCCCTGTGTAATACCGCGCGGGGTCATAGCCCAGAATCGAGAGAGTGGCAATATCGCTACCCGCCTCCATACCAGGTGGAATTGTTCTTACCATGCCGCAGATTCCTTCGGTAGCAATGAAATCGAGGTTAGGAGTAGACGCAATTTGTAGAGCCGTCCTGCCGTCATACTCGGGGATAGGATAATCAGCCATTCCATCTCCTATTAAAAGCACGTATTTCATTCTGCACCTGGTAGTATTTATCTTATTAATCCAATTATTTATTAAGTGAGGATAGATGGAGACAGATATACCGCTGCGGGATATAATGGTGCGCGAGGTGGTGACAGGAGATGAAGGTATGAACGTCAGGGAAGCGGCGAAACTGATGAGGAAGTATGATGTAGATAGCATAGTTGTGTTAAATAACGGTGGTCATCCGGTGGGTATAGTAACGCAGGGGGATATAATTAATGAACTTGTGAGTAAGGACACAACGCCAAGCACTGTGAAACTGAGGGATGTGATGACCTCACCTTTGATAACCGGTTCGCCAAATGACAGTCTTTCGGATATCGCGAAGAAGATGGCAGCGGAGAAGATAAGGAAGTTGCCGATAATAGAGGATGGGAAGTTGGTGGGAATTGTGGCTGATGTTGATATACTCGC is a genomic window of Methanophagales archaeon containing:
- the lonB gene encoding ATP-dependent protease LonB, which translates into the protein MSEYELKDAEDLIAGIEVKNTEEIEVPRLLIDQVLGQEHAVEVIKKAAKQRRHVMLIGTPGTGKSMLASSMAELLPKEELQDILVYPNPEDKNMPKIRVVPRGKGKEIVDAQKQEVQKRIQLRNTFLMFTFFLIMGLGLFYALRPGGNISTFFWAVIAAAVVLLVFRWMMPKEEAMIPKLLVSNYGRETAPFVDATGAHAGALLGDVRHDPYQSGGLETPAHDRVEAGAIHKAHKGVLFIDEINTLRIESQQNLLTAMQEKEYPITGQSERSSGAMVKTEPVPCDFIMVAAGNLDAIAGMHPALRSRIKGNGYEIYMKDTMEDTIENRRKLVRFIAQEVKKDRKIPHFELSGIAEIIREARRRAGRKGHLTLILRDLGGLVRVAGDIARAEGAKYVTGEHVLKAKTMARSVEQQVADEYLEQRKDYKLFKTEGYEIGRVNGLAVIGDTGVVLPIIAEVTPAQSREEGKVIATGRLQEIAQEAVQNVSAVFKKFTGKDISRKDIHIQFVGTYEGVEGDSASISIATAVISSLENIPVNQSVAMTGSLSVRGDVLPVGGITQKIEAAAQAGIREVLIPQANLNDVLIEERYKDKVKVVPVLTIEDVLEHALVGKLKKKFIEKIKSFTTGVEMKIPEGVVEKRIIRH
- a CDS encoding P-loop NTPase, giving the protein MKQIAFYGKGGVGKSTVSSNIAAALVERGLSVFMIGCDPKHDCTMNLRGDVEIPTILDLLREKGIEQVGLETLITGKRIELDEIIHRGYGGIYCAECGGPKPGFGCAGRGVIVAIDLLKRLNAFSILKTDVVIYDVPGDVVCGGFAMPLRKGLADAVYIVTSSDYLAIYAANNICRGISEFANKGGSPLGGIIYNVRGILDDESVVRDFAREVGSRVVGCVPNAHEIAEAEIEGKTVIEKSPKSDIADLFRELAVRVYTNHLTSVPRPLPPDEMRHFGQLIRKRTRERYIDE
- the ndk gene encoding nucleoside-diphosphate kinase, which translates into the protein MIKPEGVERGLIGEIIGRFERKGFKILALNLTRLSREQAERQYEEHRGKDFFNDLVSYISSAPVVTFVIEGENAIAIAREMAGATDPGQARPGTIRADYGIDVQRNVIHASDSEESARREIALHFGDLIKE
- a CDS encoding undecaprenyl diphosphate synthase family protein, whose product is MFLFRPIIAIYEKILKRVVLNSPIAVNHILLVLDESDLLPEGEGQISISDNTTTKGLERLKHFIKWCDALKIDVISIYISIIREGMGKRLLDAVHEHLREAVISVLSDEEASIAVYTDSYASARFINDNGRAGVKKINVSIGMGGRSELTKAIREIAKHVESGEIEPDEIDEKMIEANLIFKSEPDLVIRSGATRLTDFLIWQSVYSEFYFTDVNWQNFRKVDLFRAVRDFQWRERRFGR
- a CDS encoding 4Fe-4S binding protein, producing the protein MKCVGCGKCAEVCPEEAIEMVNKKSVIDYNGCTCCGVCDRVCQTEALKFKNPKMPAIMMEPENFKEELSALKQLIRGMKREIRIKV
- a CDS encoding cofactor-independent phosphoglycerate mutase translates to MKYVLLIGDGMADYPIPEYDGRTALQIASTPNLDFIATEGICGMVRTIPPGMEAGSDIATLSILGYDPARYYTGRGPLEAMGMGIPLDEGDIAYRCNLVTESEGRIVDYSGGHISNDEAKELIKSLNAEFEKEGIIFYPGVSYRNVMVMKGRDEGEGGAPPHDIIGAQVDAELPESDLLRRIILTSRQILDNHDVNRRRTAQNKNKANMVWLWSGGKKPIMPEFRVMYGVTGAVISGVYLVKGVARCAALDVIDVPGATGYIDTNYEGKAEYALHSLNETNFVLVHVEAPDEAAHSGDIVQKVKAIEDFDARVVGRILSGLESEYADVGYKILALPDHYTPVSLKVHTKEPVPFALYDSHASTRHQDTGTGTDISSIGFDELSASKSSLRLDAQRQDLMRYLFH
- a CDS encoding CBS domain-containing protein, translated to METDIPLRDIMVREVVTGDEGMNVREAAKLMRKYDVDSIVVLNNGGHPVGIVTQGDIINELVSKDTTPSTVKLRDVMTSPLITGSPNDSLSDIAKKMAAEKIRKLPIIEDGKLVGIVADVDILAVSSQMNSILADLIEMHVERDIIGQESEGEGIGQGICEKCGCFSNDLVMKDGLMVCESCKEEMELGE